The Salmo salar chromosome ssa06, Ssal_v3.1, whole genome shotgun sequence sequence AGCATAACTATGAAGCACACGGCTCAAGTCAAAGTTCATACATCGGATATGAGCTTATACATCAGTTAACTTCAGAAGTGGCACAACAGATGTAGAACATTGCTCACCCTTGCTTTGGCATCCTGATCTTCCTGGGCTTTTTCTCATCCATGTTACTAACATCTTGCTTTTTCATTCTCTTCTTTATCACACGCTCCTCACCATCTTTCAACTTCTACAGACAGGAGGAACAAACACTGAGCTTGTCACATGATACAGAAATAGAGTTTAACACTGAATAACATTTGTTCACATattgaaaaggtgtgtgtgtgtgtgtgtgtaacccaccTTGAAGTCCTCTCCCTCTGACTCGGAGGCTGCTCTGAACTGCAGGGTGCCAGTGTTGATGTAGAACCCTCCCAGCTTAGTGTTGAGGGAGGCTGGCACCAGCTCATCATACTGAGGGAAAGAAAGTAGCTAAGGGATAATCAACAAGGGGCTATgtattctctggaaaataataaaCAACATGGAAGGTGTGTTCGACTACACGCTAGCGGAGTGGAACTAACCTTCCatggagttgcattattttccgaGTTGATTttcccttttataccatggctataatttaacaaaTTTACAGATAGAAATTcattcaacatccactgaagtagctagcaagtttagtagatatagtagctacagtaattgccttggtaaccaaacaaacagcttgctattatgaaaatgaaattcaacaatgccaataatgttcTCAACTCAACTTTTGCTTTCAAATacagctcaaacatagaacatgtaagaatgaactgTAGCTATTGAATTCTACTGTGCTGATATACCGTgcattatagggaaataatgtCCGCTCTAGAATGCCCGTCAAGCCAATCAGGAAAgactattcaacaatgccatggtataacaGGTTACAAACAGCAGAGAAACTAATAAGCAAGTATGGGGGAGAGGAATGCAATGTGTTAATGAAAAAGGATCTATGATACAGGAGCTAGGGGTAAAGTGTAAATATGTTAAAGCTTGTTTACATGAGTCTGTTCACAAAGGAAGGATTCTACAGTATATGAGCAGACAGAGGGTACTTACAGCCTCAGAGTTATCAATGAATGGGTCAGTCTCATCGTAGCCAAAACCAATGTCGATGAGATCCTGCAGCCTGTCCTTCCGCTTCTTTTTCCCTGTATTGGCCTGTGACTAGAGGAAACAAAAAACTACAGTTGGCTAGGTGAAAATATACAAGGCAAATGAAAGTAATTCAATCTATTTGATCTGTGTAGACCTATTTGTTTCCCCCACAAAGTAAAGGAACCTACATATTTGCTCTCAAATTTCTTGGCAATCGCCTctacttctcttctctccttctcgtCGTCTGCAAAGGGGTCGTTGGGGTCCAGGGCTGGCGTCAGGCCTTCAGGAGGTCCTGGAGCAGGAGGCTTCTTCACCTTCAAGAGACAATCAGGCATGTCAGGAAATGAGAGTAGGTAAAATGGGTTCAACTGTGGATTCTTAGTAGCTTAAAATGTCATCTTAAAAGTTGTACCTCCAGCAAGATGGGAAATAGATGTCATTACCATATTATATGATTTATATAACGGTAATATAAACATTCATATGAAAATTAGAACGTTATAGCCTACATGAAGTTGGCATGCTTACATCATATCTAAGAATACTGTAGCTACAGTTGGCCAACATCGCTCTTGTTGACAACAGCACCATAGCCTCGAGAGCTTACACTTCAAGCTGCCTACGCGTTCACCGGCCCAGCCTGCTGTGTTATCACTTGTAGCCTTGACTGATTTCACGTCTTTACCTGAGTAGATTGAACAAGTTCACTGTAGTTGAATTCAGCAGATCCCCGTTCGCTGGGTTCGGGCAAGGAGAGGTTCAAGCGCACTGTTACACGTTTTGTTTCCGCTGGATCCCCGTCACCGGCTTTCACGATACCGAATGGACTAGCACCAGTACCACCTCCTGGCCTGGTTGCTGCACTTCCACCCCCTCCATCTTCCTCCAAACTGATTTCGGCCTCATCTTCCCGGCGGCGTTTCTTGGATTCCGAAGGCGGTGCATTGTTGTTAAAAGAAGAGATTGTGACAAACGGTACTTTTCTCGGTTCGGCCATTTGATGCTGACCGTCACAGAGCCCCTCGGTACGAACACACAAGGGAGGACGAGACTTCACTGAACTAACGTTACTGTAGCTTGCTATCTAAAATTGGGAATGTTCGACAACTAACGTTAGTTTACCATCTAGCTATATCAGGTAATAAAATGCCTTAACCCACACAGTGGTATCTTCTGCGACTCCCAGGTTAGCTCCGGGGCCTTTAAATCACGAGGAAGAGTAGTTTTAGTTGTTTCCATGAAATTGTTCGGTAGCTACCGCAAGGAGGCATCTGAAGTAGCCATCTTgaccattattatcattattcagTGAGAGTAGTAACTGGGCGTGCGTACGAAAAGAAAGCGGAAACAGAAAAGTCGGGGAGCAGTCTTTGACCAATCATAGAGCGAGAACGCCCCTCAAGAACCGCCTACTTTGCATACTAGCGCGAATATGGAGAATCGATTGTTCCCTGACTCTGGCACGCGGGATGTTTTGACGAGGATCCTTGAACACTTATCTGGACTGAACGCACCGAAACACAGGACTACCCTTCATGAGAAAATATGCATTGAAACCAACAAATTGTAGTGTTATATATTTCTGTATGCATGATAAGGACTGGTCTTTATGTGCTCTAAAACGTAATGTCAAGGCCAGAGATAGTAAAAGCACAGATGTGGTATAAGATTTAAATATTTATTCACATAGGAAAATATGTACAGAATAAATGTGCAGAAAAACGACACCAATACAATGTACTAGCAAAATAACAAACAGGAAAGAGATTAATGAATAATGAACAAACTGGCACTTATGGTGAATTTTTGCATTTGACTGTCAGTTTGCCCAAAGGGCCCTTTTCTTCATATAGGCTATGCATTCTTAAGTAAGGAATGATAACATCACAGAGAAACCCTGTTGTCCTTGGCCCATTTCTTCAGAATCCTGATGATGTATTCCACCTGAGGATTCCCAGTGTTCCTCAGCAAGGGCAGCACTTCCCTCAAAGCCTCCCTGTAAAATACACACAATTGAGCACATTATGGTAACATAAACACTCACATTGTTAGACTTCAGCAATGCAAAATACAGCccatcatgtaaaaaaaaattgttaggTCACTGAGCtgaggacagattatttcaacGCTATACAAAGTGGTGACATTCATGATCCTATATCAATCCAATAGATTGCTATGGTAGACATGGTACCTACCTGGGTTCTCTGCTTGCCAAAATTAGCTGAAAGATACCCACACAGGCTCCCCTTTTGCCCTCCCAGTACTCAGGGTTGGGGTCCAATCTCTCCAAGACATCAAATGCCTTTGCTGAGTAGTAGAACTGGCCCATctgtagatgagagagagaagagttgcACATGGTGcaaatcagtggtgtaaagtacttaagtaaaaatactatttaagtagtttttgggggtatctgtactttagtatttatatttttgactacttttactttactacattgctaaagaaaatgatgtactttttactccatacattttctctgacacccaaaagtactcgttacattttgaattcatatacttatcaagagaacatccctggtcatgcctactgcctctgatctggtggactcaataaatacatgcttcatttgtaaatgatgtctgaatgttggagtgtgcccctggttatctgtaaataaataaaaaaatctagaaAAGGTGTCCGtatgctttgcttaatataaggaatatgaaattctttatacttgtacttttgatacttaagtcttTTTTAGAAATgacatttacttttaatacttaagaatatttaaaaccaaatacttctagacttttactcaagtagtattttacagtgtgactttcacttttacttgagtcattttctattaaggcatctttacttttactcaagtatgacaattgggtactttttcccacCACTGGCGCAAGTGCTCTCAGAATGAAATAACTTCTGTCCTGATGGGGAAATTAAACTTTTAGGAAGTTGAGTGATTTTGGAATTAATAAAGGAGAGTAACCTTGTAGCAATCGTTGGCTATGAGCTGCAGGAGGCTGAAGGACTCTGCTGAGGTCTCCATCTTCATGTAGAGCTCCCAGGCCAGACGGGCCTTCTGGTTCATAATGTCTAAAATAGGACAACAGGGTTCATTGACAACAATAGAACAACCACACAGTGTTATACCAGCAAATGTTTACATCGTTTAATGAGAAGGAGAACATACAGCAGCGTGCCAGCCAGCTCAGGTACACATAGTCACTCTTGTTCTTGTCATTTTGAATCAACAGGAAGATCTGGGAGACAAAGAGAAAGCACACACTTTTAACAGACAATAAAACACATACATTCGTATCAGTGAAAAAGCTAACAAAACGACATCAAATAATCCCAAAAGTACATGTCAAGGTTTTACCTCCTCTGCCTCCCTGTAGTTGCCAACAGCAGCTTTGGCCTGTGCATAGTTGAAGTTGAAGGCGTCATCGTTGTAGAAGTAACTCTGTGAGCAATGAGAGTTCAGAGTATTTAGAATCCATTGAAGAAAGAATATTGATGTTCTATAATTATCAATGTGGACACAAATGTGTGTCAGGGTATTACGCTGTGCTTACCTTGACAGAGTTGAGGTAGATGAGCACATCCTCAAACTGCCTGAGCAGAAAGAAACAAGAAGCCATGCACTGTCTGCCAGGGATGGTGTCTAAGACACAGGGAAAGGAATTGTTAAAGAAAGCACCAGTGTAAAAACGTATTTACCATTGAATTAGTGCAGTACAAAAAATGTCACTCTAGTCAGTATTTTAAATATCTGGAGGAGCACTCACCACATTCGCTAGCTGAGCCACCAACCAGCTGGAAAAACTGCTGAGCAATCTTCAGATGATCTCTCTGTAATGGAAAAATAACATGATAATATCACACAAACAAAATCAGGGCGGGTATCAAGGCAgaactatagatatactgtacatgaatctatagttatatatacactgaacaaaaatataaaacgcaacaatttcaggattttacagttcatataaggaaatcagtcaattgaaataaatacagatatgcatctgtgtCACAGGTACCTTCAAAAAAGgttggggcatggatcagaaaaccagtcattatctggtgtgaccactatttgcaTCATGCAGCGCTACACATCtcattcgcatagagttgatctggctgttgattgtggcctgtggaatgttctcactcatcttcaatggctatgcgaagttgctggatattggtgggaactggaacacgctgtcctaCACATCaattcagagcatcccaaacatgctcaatgggtgacatgtctggtgactatgcaggccatggaagaactgggacattttcagcttctagggATTGTGCACAGAtacttgtgacatggggccgggcattatcatgctgaaacatgaagtgtTGGCGGccgatgaatggcacaacaatgagcctcaggatcttgtcacggtatctctgtgcattcaaattaccatcaataaaatgcaattgtgttcatcaGCTTATGCCTGTccttaccataaccccaccgccaccatggggcactctgttcacaacgttgacatcagcaaaccattcGCCCACGTGACGccgtacacgtggtctgcagttgtgaggccagttggacgtactgccaaattctctaaaacgacgttggcaGCGGTTTATGATcgagaaataaacattcaattctctggcaacaactcgtggacatttctgcagtcagcatgccaattacacgctccctcaaaacttgagaaatctgtggcattgtgttgtgtgacaaaactgtacattttagattggcctttCATTGTCCTCAGCCcaaagtgcacctgtgtcattgagcatgctgtttaaatgaatcagcttcttgatatgccacacctgtcaggtagatggattatcttggcaaaggagaaatgctcactaagatgtaaacacatttgtgcacagaaAGCTCATGAAACAagggaacaacactttacatgttgtgcttatatttttgttcagtgtagtatctAAATGTATCTCTGGTACTCACCGACCCCATCTCCTGTCCGAGTGCAGCATTCACAACCCCCTTCAAGATGTACTCCTGAAAAAAAGGCAAGGAGAGGTTACAGCACATATGCACTTACCATACACCACAATCCATTGAGTTCATGGCTAGGGCTGCACTAACCCTggcaaagagaggaggaggatagggaaagagggggagatggcgagagagagctggctgcacacacacacttactgtacGCTGATGTACATTAAGACTAACACTGCCCTGAacctgagaaagaaagagagagagagagagagaaagggggaggttaATACACAAACGCCTACCACAAATGACTACCCTGCAAACGCAGAACTACACCGCAAACTACACTATCCTtgtagaaggaggaagaggaaaagggagagcagGGAAGAGAGGGTAAGATTACTGGACCCTAAAATAGCTGAGGGGCAGGAGACGAATGATAGGCGGGATGAAAAAATAAAAAGGGAGGGAGTGAAATCTGGAAATGGTGAATGGAAATAGAGGAATTAACCTGTGGTGTGGTGGGTTCTAAGTCTTTGATGAGCTGGTAGGACTCCTGGACATCATCTGAGAGAGATAGAAAAATACAACTACTATCCATATATTaacagtaaaaaaagaaaaaacacttAGTTATCAATCAGTTATCATTAGATTGGCTAGTCAGTGATAAAAGTGGCGGCCCACCTTGTCTAAGGTAGTAGATGACCAGATTGAGACGAGCCTCAGTAATGACATCAATCAGTGCAGGCAGCACTTGCAAGGCCCCCTCCCCGCTACGAAACACCACCTGAACACCAGAGAAAGAATCAAAAGGGTAATTTGCTTGCATGCTGTTACACACGTGAGGTGCAAAACTGCTATGTTCCCTAGGCTGATAAATCATGTCTCTCACCAGGTTGTGTCGGATTAACTCCTTGGCAAACTCAAAGGAGCTGGAGGAGATATCTATCAGGTTTTTCAGCTCAGTCTGAGAGAAGGAAAGTGTGATTTTAGTTGTTTAATACTACAATGTTGTACATTGCTGAGTCACTGACTGAAGCCTTACAAACTTTAACAAAGCAACATTCAGACAAACAAGGTATAATTCTGAGAATGATTTGCTCAGGACTCGCTTGTCAAGTTGCGTTACCTCTGCTGCTTTTCCGTTGTAGAGCCTGAAGTGGTTGCAGGCCTTGAGGTTGAGAGCGATGGTGGAGTCTGGGACGCTCTGCAGGTAAACAGCCAGCACCTCCTGGGACACATCGTAGTAGTCCAGCTTGTAGTAGCACAGAGCCACATACACATTCAGGGCCAGGAAGTCTCTGCAGCAGACACAGTATGAACACAGCATGAGCTCCCCCGACTCACAGTAGGTACAATGAATCGCTCTTTCCCACCCTCTCACCTGCATAAGCAGTCACTATCCTCCTCTCCAGTCTCCGttatcttctctctgtctcaacaCAGGGAAActatcactctccctccctccactcactctctaactccccctctcctcatctcagtCTGTGCCGCTACTCCCATATATGTGTCAGGATTACATTTGGAGTGTTGCCCGGTGTCTCTGTCACTCTGTGGTGCATTCTGTTGCCTGTCACCTGTTCTGCAGCAGGATGCGTTTGTAGATGTCGATGGCCTCCTGGTAGTGGGAGCGCATGTAGTGGATGGAGGCCAGGCTGAGCTGGTCCTCTGTCACATCCTCCAACTCCTGGTGGAAACCCATCAGCTGCTTCTCATCATTGAACTGGAAAAAAAAGAAATAGACCAGAAATAagggtataacagaactaattctGTTATATAAGTTGTTTGGTACCATAGCACTGAATGAATGAGTTAGCGATAAGGGCGAAAGCTGACCTTGTGAGCCAAGTGGAACAGTAGTCGATTCTGCAGCTGGCATTTAGGGGCTGAAAGAGGTAGAGAAAGCACGTAAGGTAAGGGAGAAAAGGTCTTTAATTTTTAATATCACCTTTTGTAATAAAGCAACAAAATGTGAGAATGGGGAACAAGGTGGATGAGGTACCCTTGCGTGAAGCCTCCTCTGCTTCTTTGTAAAGCCCCAGGAAGAAGAGAGTACAGGCCAGGTAGACCCACACATCCGGGCGGCAGTCTGGTTTGTCTGTCAGGGCCTTGTATTCCTGAGGAAGGAACACATAGGTATTAGATCATGTCTCACAAA is a genomic window containing:
- the LOC106607033 gene encoding intraflagellar transport protein 56 isoform X3 translates to MILSRVKPAAVGGEIPVNKKIKEKKSLLVEDFLIQRDYLGAITLLEFQRNVGERGEDADLWLAYCAFHLGDYKRAMEEYKALTDKPDCRPDVWVYLACTLFFLGLYKEAEEASRKAPKCQLQNRLLFHLAHKFNDEKQLMGFHQELEDVTEDQLSLASIHYMRSHYQEAIDIYKRILLQNRDFLALNVYVALCYYKLDYYDVSQEVLAVYLQSVPDSTIALNLKACNHFRLYNGKAAETELKNLIDISSSSFEFAKELIRHNLVVFRSGEGALQVLPALIDVITEARLNLVIYYLRQDDVQESYQLIKDLEPTTPQVQGSVSLNVHQRTEYILKGVVNAALGQEMGSRDHLKIAQQFFQLVGGSASECDTIPGRQCMASCFFLLRQFEDVLIYLNSVKSYFYNDDAFNFNYAQAKAAVGNYREAEEIFLLIQNDKNKSDYVYLSWLARCYIMNQKARLAWELYMKMETSAESFSLLQLIANDCYKMGQFYYSAKAFDVLERLDPNPEYWEGKRGACVGIFQLILASREPREALREVLPLLRNTGNPQVEYIIRILKKWAKDNRVSL
- the LOC106607033 gene encoding intraflagellar transport protein 56 isoform X2; its protein translation is MILSRVKPAAVGGEIPVNKKIKEKKSLLVEDFLIQRDYLGAITLLEFQRNVGERGEDADLWLAYCAFHLGDYKRAMEEYKALTDKPDCRPDVWVYLACTLFFLGLYKEAEEASRKAPKCQLQNRLLFHLAHKFNDEKQLMGFHQELEDVTEDQLSLASIHYMRSHYQEAIDIYKRILLQNREKITETGEEDSDCLCRDFLALNVYVALCYYKLDYYDVSQEVLAVYLQSVPDSTIALNLKACNHFRLYNGKAAETELKNLIDISSSSFEFAKELIRHNLVVFRSGEGALQVLPALIDVITEARLNLVIYYLRQDDVQESYQLIKDLEPTTPQEYILKGVVNAALGQEMGSRDHLKIAQQFFQLVGGSASECDTIPGRQCMASCFFLLRQFEDVLIYLNSVKSYFYNDDAFNFNYAQAKAAVGNYREAEEIFLLIQNDKNKSDYVYLSWLARCYIMNQKARLAWELYMKMETSAESFSLLQLIANDCYKMGQFYYSAKAFDVLERLDPNPEYWEGKRGACVGIFQLILASREPREALREVLPLLRNTGNPQVEYIIRILKKWAKDNRVSL
- the LOC106607033 gene encoding intraflagellar transport protein 56 isoform X1, producing the protein MILSRVKPAAVGGEIPVNKKIKEKKSLLVEDFLIQRDYLGAITLLEFQRNVGERGEDADLWLAYCAFHLGDYKRAMEEYKALTDKPDCRPDVWVYLACTLFFLGLYKEAEEASRKAPKCQLQNRLLFHLAHKFNDEKQLMGFHQELEDVTEDQLSLASIHYMRSHYQEAIDIYKRILLQNREKITETGEEDSDCLCRDFLALNVYVALCYYKLDYYDVSQEVLAVYLQSVPDSTIALNLKACNHFRLYNGKAAETELKNLIDISSSSFEFAKELIRHNLVVFRSGEGALQVLPALIDVITEARLNLVIYYLRQDDVQESYQLIKDLEPTTPQVQGSVSLNVHQRTEYILKGVVNAALGQEMGSRDHLKIAQQFFQLVGGSASECDTIPGRQCMASCFFLLRQFEDVLIYLNSVKSYFYNDDAFNFNYAQAKAAVGNYREAEEIFLLIQNDKNKSDYVYLSWLARCYIMNQKARLAWELYMKMETSAESFSLLQLIANDCYKMGQFYYSAKAFDVLERLDPNPEYWEGKRGACVGIFQLILASREPREALREVLPLLRNTGNPQVEYIIRILKKWAKDNRVSL
- the LOC106607033 gene encoding intraflagellar transport protein 56 isoform X4 yields the protein MILSRVKPAAVGGEIPVNKKIKEKKSLLVEDFLIQRDYLGAITLLEFQRNVGERGEDADLWLAYCAFHLGDYKRAMEEYKALTDKPDCRPDVWVYLACTLFFLGLYKEAEEASRKAPKCQLQNRLLFHLAHKFNDEKQLMGFHQELEDVTEDQLSLASIHYMRSHYQEAIDIYKRILLQNRDFLALNVYVALCYYKLDYYDVSQEVLAVYLQSVPDSTIALNLKACNHFRLYNGKAAETELKNLIDISSSSFEFAKELIRHNLVVFRSGEGALQVLPALIDVITEARLNLVIYYLRQDDVQESYQLIKDLEPTTPQEYILKGVVNAALGQEMGSRDHLKIAQQFFQLVGGSASECDTIPGRQCMASCFFLLRQFEDVLIYLNSVKSYFYNDDAFNFNYAQAKAAVGNYREAEEIFLLIQNDKNKSDYVYLSWLARCYIMNQKARLAWELYMKMETSAESFSLLQLIANDCYKMGQFYYSAKAFDVLERLDPNPEYWEGKRGACVGIFQLILASREPREALREVLPLLRNTGNPQVEYIIRILKKWAKDNRVSL